The Henckelia pumila isolate YLH828 unplaced genomic scaffold, ASM3356847v2 CTG_461:::fragment_3, whole genome shotgun sequence genome window below encodes:
- the LOC140871832 gene encoding transcription factor MYB106-like, producing the protein MELSNREENVEVKKGPWTRDEDQKLVAFIEQHGHGSWRALPAKAGLQRCGKSCRLRWTNYLRPDIKRGKFSTQEEKAIIRLHALLGNRWSAIATHLPKRTDNEIKNYWNTRLKKRLTRMGIDPVTHKPKNNPDGSAQSANLNHMAQWETARLEAEARLVRESKLLASLHLHRATAPPPQPPPPPCLDVLKVWQATAAFNSFFNSYSVGLLESPTSTLNFSPNPTTVPTVGPNGEILMANDVVSMSNSGACGLGKASSYMQIKGKTGSSLHLHDNNITYSMDHGYNTGSLNDLVSVTFNPGCYEDSMVTTILGEIEDNKSYWNDLLNLVGSPMESPVF; encoded by the exons ATGGAGTTGTCGAATCGCGAAGAGAATGTGGAGGTGAAGAAAGGGCCATGGACTCGAGACGAAGACCAGAAGTTGGTTGCTTTCATCGAGCAGCATGGACATGGGAGCTGGCGCGCTCTGCCTGCGAAAGCCG GGCTTCAAAGGTGTGGGAAGAGTTGCAGATTGAGGTGGACTAACTATTTACGACCTGATATCAAGAGGGGAAAGTTCAGCACTCAAGAAGAGAAGGCAATCATTCGACTCCATGCTCTTTTAGGCAACAG GTGGTCAGCAATAGCGACTCATTTACCAAAAAGAACCGACAATGAGATCAAGAACTACTGGAACACCCGCCTCAAGAAAAGGTTAACTCGAATGGGAATCGACCCCGTGACCCACAAGCCTAAGAACAACCCGGACGGCTCGGCTCAGTCCGCCAACCTCAACCACATGGCTCAATGGGAAACAGCTCGGCTAGAGGCCGAAGCCAGGCTCGTCCGCGAGTCCAAACTTCTGGCCAGCCTCCACCTCCACAGAGCCACCGCTCCGCCACCCCAGCCGCCTCCGCCCCCATGCTTAGACGTGCTCAAAGTCTGGCAAGCCACCGCCGCATTCAACAGCTTCTTCAACTCATATTCCGTCGGGCTCCTCGAGTCTCCGACGTCAACCCTAAACTTCTCCCCTAACCCGACTACGGTCCCGACCGTCGGTCCCAACGGCGAGATACTGATGGCGAACGACGTCGTTTCTATGAGCAACTCTGGTGCATGTGGGCTTGGAAAAGCCAGCAGTTACATGCAAATCAAGGGCAAAACGGGGAGTTCACTTCATCTTCATGACAACAACATAACGTACTCTATGGATCACGGTTACAACACGGGTTCGTTAAACGATCTCGTGTCTGTTACTTTTAACCCCGGATGCTACGAAGACAGCATGGTTACTACAATTTTAGGAGAAATTGAGGATAACAAGAGTTACTGGAACGACTTGCTGAATTTGGTGGGCTCGCCGATGGAATCGCCGGTATTTTAA